A stretch of the Orcinus orca chromosome 1, mOrcOrc1.1, whole genome shotgun sequence genome encodes the following:
- the LMO4 gene encoding LIM domain transcription factor LMO4 yields the protein MVNPGSSSQPPPVTAGSLSWKRCAGCGGKIADRFLLYAMDSYWHSRCLKCSCCQAQLGDIGTSCYTKSGMILCRNDYIRLFGNSGACSACGQSIPASELVMRAQGNVYHLKCFTCSTCRNRLVPGDRFHYINGSLFCEHDRPTALINGHLNSLQSNPLLPDQKVC from the exons ATGGTGAATCCGGGCAGCAGCTCACAGCCGCCCCCGGTTACGGCCGGCTCCCTTTCCTGGAAGCGGTGCGCAGGCTGCGGAGGCAAGATTGCGGACCGCTTTCTGCTCTATGCCATGGACAGCTACTGGCACAGCCGGTGCCTCAAGTGTTCCTGCTGCCAGGCGCAGCTGGGCGACATCGGCACGTCCTGTTACACCAAGAGCGGCATGATCCTTTGCAGAAATGACTACATTAG GTTATTTGGGAATAGCGGTGCTTGCAGCGCTTGTGGACAGTCTATTCCTGCGAGCGAACTCGTCATGAGGGCCCAAGGCAATGTGTATCATCTGAAG tgttttacATGCTCTACCTGCCGGAATCGCCTGGTCCCAGGAGATCGGTTTCACTACATCAATGGCAGTTTATTTTGTGAACATGATAGACCTACAGCTCTCATCAATGGCCATTTGAATTCACTTCAGAGCAATCCACTACTGCCAGACCAGAAG GTCTGCTAA